In Sporosarcina sp. PTS2304, a genomic segment contains:
- a CDS encoding organic hydroperoxide resistance protein, with product MSEKLFTSTATATGGREGHVASSDSVVEFDTAMPGSSRAKELANATNPEQLFAAGYASCFDGALQLVASKEHVKFSSEVTANVSLCKDEVDGGFKLEVKLQVKGTDIEKDKLEDLVEKAHQFCPYSKATRGNIDVTLEVL from the coding sequence ATGTCAGAAAAACTATTTACGTCAACTGCAACTGCTACAGGAGGACGCGAAGGTCATGTAGCTTCATCCGACTCTGTTGTTGAATTCGATACGGCTATGCCTGGCAGTTCCCGCGCAAAAGAGCTGGCAAACGCCACAAACCCTGAGCAATTATTCGCAGCAGGCTATGCGTCTTGCTTTGACGGCGCCCTACAATTAGTAGCCAGTAAAGAACATGTGAAATTTTCATCGGAAGTTACCGCAAATGTCAGTCTGTGTAAAGATGAAGTAGACGGCGGGTTTAAATTGGAAGTGAAGTTGCAAGTAAAGGGCACGGATATTGAAAAAGACAAATTAGAAGATTTGGTAGAGAAAGCCCATCAATTCTGTCCCTACTCAAAAGCTACACGAGGCAATATAGACGTAACATTAGAAGTACTATAA
- a CDS encoding alpha/beta hydrolase yields the protein MKRKKSFRLKLLSSLAVAFLLAFAGFFAFVSSPYKAQSWAEENLQTDTQVLVDEDKKNILFEPATGATHIGFIFYQGGKVVPGAYAPLAKKLASNGYTVIIPKLPFNLAILSPDRADKVIRNHPEIDTWIIGGHSLGGVTASDYALRHEKIKGLVLLASYPQAETDLSEREIQTLSLYGGNDQVADLTKVKAAKTQLPSSARFIEIDGGNHGGFGDYGHQKGDGEATITNEQQIEETAKYIMELIEGL from the coding sequence ATGAAACGAAAAAAATCATTTCGATTGAAATTGTTAAGTAGTCTCGCAGTAGCTTTTTTACTAGCTTTTGCAGGATTTTTCGCTTTTGTCAGTTCGCCATACAAAGCTCAGTCGTGGGCGGAAGAAAACTTACAAACGGATACACAGGTGCTAGTCGATGAAGATAAGAAGAATATTTTATTTGAACCGGCAACTGGAGCTACGCATATTGGATTTATCTTCTATCAAGGGGGAAAAGTAGTTCCGGGCGCATATGCACCGTTAGCTAAGAAACTTGCTTCAAACGGGTATACTGTTATCATTCCTAAGCTGCCATTTAATCTGGCCATCCTTTCACCAGATAGAGCGGATAAAGTCATTCGAAACCATCCAGAGATCGATACATGGATAATCGGCGGGCATTCGTTAGGTGGTGTCACGGCTTCAGACTACGCACTTCGCCATGAAAAGATAAAAGGTCTTGTATTACTCGCATCCTATCCGCAAGCTGAAACTGATTTAAGTGAGAGAGAAATTCAAACGTTGTCACTATATGGAGGTAATGATCAAGTGGCAGATCTTACTAAAGTGAAAGCGGCTAAAACACAATTGCCTTCATCTGCACGTTTTATAGAAATAGACGGGGGCAACCATGGTGGCTTCGGTGATTACGGTCATCAGAAAGGCGACGGCGAAGCTACTATTACGAATGAACAACAAATTGAAGAAACAGCAAAGTATATTATGGAGTTGATAGAAGGATTGTAA
- a CDS encoding CoA pyrophosphatase has translation MDLDQLQHILCEKKSLFIGEETAFRSAVMIPLVQADGEWHVLFEVRSFKMRKQPGDISFPGGKIDITDASPKAAALRETQEELGIDPDTVHVIGELSPYIASPSFVVYPFVAAIDYHEIIRSYNKDEVEEVFTIPVKWLLEHEPYMHLVSIETAPPENFPFEKIMNGEQYQWRAHSLEEWFYEYGNYTVWGLTARILKHFISLVK, from the coding sequence ATGGATCTGGATCAACTACAGCATATATTATGTGAAAAGAAATCATTATTCATTGGAGAAGAGACTGCTTTCCGTTCGGCTGTCATGATTCCGCTAGTACAAGCGGATGGTGAGTGGCATGTATTATTTGAAGTGCGTTCGTTTAAAATGAGAAAACAACCGGGTGATATCAGCTTTCCAGGAGGGAAAATTGACATAACAGATGCTTCTCCCAAAGCAGCAGCCCTGCGCGAGACGCAAGAAGAACTGGGAATTGACCCTGACACCGTTCATGTAATAGGAGAGTTAAGCCCCTATATTGCATCGCCATCATTCGTCGTCTATCCATTTGTGGCGGCCATTGACTATCATGAAATTATTCGCAGTTACAACAAAGATGAAGTGGAAGAAGTGTTTACTATTCCTGTGAAATGGTTGCTTGAACATGAGCCTTATATGCACTTAGTGTCTATCGAAACAGCACCGCCTGAGAATTTTCCTTTCGAGAAAATCATGAACGGGGAACAATACCAATGGCGTGCACATTCATTGGAAGAATGGTTTTATGAGTATGGAAATTACACAGTCTGGGGATTAACGGCGAGGATTTTAAAGCATTTTATTTCACTGGTGAAATGA
- the srtB gene encoding class B sortase, whose translation MKKRLSNYMPLLYLGIFLYSGYLLVQYLYTYVEAASSLQETQMIYEKALEETSETVVESKAEKKPSYDTIRPQFHKLHAVNEQIVGWISVEGTKVNNPILQSEDNDFYLNRNFNKEKSRAGSVFMDFRNDITDMNQNTVIYGHAMKNDTMFGSLKKFGQQEYADEHSTIYVDTLYEGYDIEVFAAYETTIDFYYIETDFQTKEEYAHYLQEVQSRSLINTPVTVGTEDRIVTLSTCNNSVNSKDKRYVVQGKLVKR comes from the coding sequence ATGAAAAAACGTTTATCTAACTATATGCCATTGCTGTACTTAGGAATATTTCTTTATTCAGGCTATTTATTAGTACAGTATTTGTATACGTATGTAGAAGCTGCTAGTTCTCTACAGGAAACGCAAATGATTTACGAAAAAGCACTGGAAGAGACATCGGAGACCGTAGTGGAAAGTAAGGCCGAAAAAAAGCCATCATATGACACGATACGTCCGCAGTTCCATAAACTCCACGCTGTAAATGAACAAATAGTAGGATGGATATCAGTAGAAGGTACAAAAGTGAATAATCCGATTTTACAGTCAGAAGATAATGATTTTTATTTGAATCGAAATTTTAACAAAGAGAAAAGCCGTGCGGGAAGTGTCTTCATGGATTTTCGTAATGACATTACGGATATGAATCAAAATACAGTCATTTATGGACATGCGATGAAAAACGATACGATGTTCGGTAGTTTAAAGAAGTTTGGACAGCAAGAGTACGCAGATGAACATTCGACTATTTATGTAGATACATTGTACGAAGGGTACGATATTGAAGTGTTTGCGGCCTATGAAACGACAATTGACTTTTATTACATTGAGACGGATTTCCAGACGAAAGAAGAATACGCACACTATTTGCAAGAAGTGCAATCACGCTCACTGATCAACACACCTGTCACAGTCGGTACAGAAGACCGAATCGTAACGTTATCGACGTGTAATAACTCAGTAAATAGTAAGGATAAGCGATATGTCGTCCAAGGTAAATTAGTAAAGAGATAA
- a CDS encoding ABC transporter ATP-binding protein — MEMNNIIVSHDNITNHLDGISTTIQKGRVTTIIGPNGCGKSTLLSVISKSNSPKSGTASLENRDLVMYKPKEFAKKLAIVYQQNDVPKDITIEKLVGFGRLPYKTLLQRNQEEDRQAINWALSVTNLHEKRHKDLEALSGGERQRVWIAMALAQQSEILCLDEPTTYLDIYYQIELLELVKSLNEEHGLTIVMVLHDINQAIRYSDDIIMMKNGKIIAEGPPREVITKEVIKEVYGVHAVFKEDDEIGLYMMSLGIYI, encoded by the coding sequence ATGGAGATGAACAACATTATTGTATCTCATGATAATATAACGAATCATTTGGATGGTATTTCAACGACTATTCAAAAAGGACGTGTGACAACAATTATCGGGCCGAATGGTTGCGGGAAGTCTACGTTGCTGAGCGTTATATCTAAAAGTAATTCACCTAAATCAGGAACTGCTTCTTTAGAGAATCGGGACTTGGTCATGTACAAGCCAAAAGAATTTGCGAAGAAGTTAGCGATTGTCTATCAGCAAAATGATGTGCCAAAAGATATAACGATTGAAAAATTAGTTGGATTCGGACGCCTGCCGTACAAAACATTACTTCAACGTAATCAGGAAGAGGATCGTCAAGCAATCAATTGGGCATTGTCTGTAACGAATTTACATGAAAAACGGCATAAAGATTTGGAAGCATTATCTGGCGGAGAGCGGCAACGTGTATGGATTGCGATGGCGCTTGCGCAGCAATCTGAAATCCTTTGTTTAGATGAGCCGACGACATACTTAGACATTTACTATCAAATTGAATTGTTAGAGCTGGTGAAATCTCTGAATGAAGAACATGGCTTGACTATTGTGATGGTGTTGCATGACATTAACCAAGCAATTCGTTATAGCGATGACATTATTATGATGAAAAACGGCAAGATTATCGCAGAAGGACCACCCCGAGAAGTCATTACAAAAGAAGTGATAAAGGAAGTCTATGGAGTACATGCCGTCTTTAAGGAAGATGATGAGATTGGTCTTTATATGATGTCCCTCGGTATCTATATATGA
- a CDS encoding iron ABC transporter permease, which yields MTKRMISYVVVVSLLVITIVYSATTGSIKMGFFEFLGALFEQGNSQMEAIRDLRFPRIIVALFAGAALSVSGVLLQSIMRNPLADAGIIGISSGAAFVQLFIISFFPALFFMTPLFAFMGGAFACFLVFALSWKSGLSPLKLILVGIAINAMFTGLTEAFISFGGSLNVSAASVIGSNLTMRTWKDVSTITTYGTIGLVLAFVLYSWCNLLVLQDKTAKSIGFHVARARLIIAAVAVLLSAISVVVAGVISFVGLLVPHIARRLVGYDHKILLPFTALLGALIILLADTIGRTIVSPLEIPASTIMAIIGGPFLIFLLRKE from the coding sequence ATGACAAAAAGAATGATTAGCTACGTAGTGGTCGTATCGTTGCTCGTAATCACAATCGTTTACTCGGCCACGACAGGTAGCATTAAAATGGGTTTTTTCGAATTTTTGGGCGCGCTATTTGAGCAAGGGAATAGCCAGATGGAAGCGATCCGTGATCTGCGCTTTCCAAGAATTATCGTCGCCTTATTTGCGGGTGCGGCACTTTCTGTTTCGGGTGTTCTCCTCCAATCAATTATGCGCAACCCTCTGGCGGATGCAGGAATCATTGGAATATCTTCCGGCGCAGCATTTGTACAATTATTCATTATTTCGTTTTTCCCTGCCTTATTTTTCATGACGCCGTTATTCGCATTCATGGGCGGGGCTTTTGCCTGTTTCCTAGTGTTTGCATTGTCTTGGAAATCAGGTTTAAGTCCGTTGAAATTGATATTGGTTGGAATTGCGATCAATGCGATGTTTACAGGCTTAACGGAAGCGTTCATTAGTTTTGGGGGATCGCTAAACGTCTCAGCTGCAAGCGTGATCGGATCCAATTTAACGATGCGCACATGGAAAGATGTTTCGACTATTACTACATACGGAACGATTGGTTTGGTTTTGGCGTTCGTCTTGTATAGCTGGTGTAACTTATTAGTACTGCAAGATAAAACAGCAAAGAGTATAGGTTTTCACGTGGCGCGTGCGCGACTAATTATTGCAGCGGTTGCCGTGCTGTTATCAGCAATTTCAGTAGTCGTTGCGGGGGTTATTTCATTTGTTGGATTATTAGTGCCTCATATCGCGCGCCGGTTAGTTGGCTATGATCATAAAATATTACTGCCGTTTACCGCTCTTCTAGGGGCATTGATTATTTTGCTGGCAGATACTATTGGTCGAACGATTGTATCACCACTTGAAATACCCGCTTCGACCATTATGGCCATTATCGGTGGACCATTTTTAATATTCTTACTGCGAAAAGAGTGA